In Aedes albopictus strain Foshan chromosome 3, AalbF5, whole genome shotgun sequence, the following are encoded in one genomic region:
- the LOC109426322 gene encoding malate dehydrogenase, mitochondrial gives MFARTLKTVASQGVKNFSTTSQNNVKVAVCGASGGIGQPLSLLLKQSPLVTELSLYDIVHTPGVAADLSHIETHSKVTGYNGAENLEKALANADIVIIPAGVPRKPGMTRDDLFNTNASIVRDLAAGCAKACPKALIGIISNPVNSTVPIACETLAKAGVLDVKRVFGVSTLDIVRANTFIGEAAGVDPQKVNVPVIGGHSGVTIIPVLSQATPSVSFPQDKIAALTERIQEAGTEVVKAKAGAGSATLSMAYAGARFALALARAMKGEQNVVECAYVRSDVTEAKYFSTPLVLGKNGLEKNLGLPKLNAFEQELLKKALPELKKNIQKGEDFVNKK, from the exons atgttcgccCGTACGCTGAAAACCGTTGCTTCCCAGGGAGTGAAGAACTTCTCCACAACAAGCCAG AACAATGTCAAAGTGGCCGTGTGCGGTGCTTCCGGCGGTATTGGCCAGCCACTGTCGCTGCTGCTGAAGCAGAGCCCACTGGTGACGGAACTGTCCCTGTACGATATTGTCCACACGCCCGGAGTGGCCGCCGATTTGTCTCACATTGAAACCCACTCGAAGGTCACCGGCTACAATGGCGCGGAAAACCTGGAGAAAGCCCTGGCCAACGCCGACATTGTTATCATTCCGGCTGGTGTGCCTCGCAAGCCCGGCATGACCCGTGATGACCTGTTCAACACGAACGCGTCGATTGTGCGCGATCTGGCCGCTGGCTGCGCCAAGGCTTGCCCCAAGGCCCTGATCGGAATCATCTCGAACCCGGTCAACTCGACGGTGCCGATTGCCTGCGAAACCCTCGCCAAG GCTGGTGTGCTGGATGTGAAGCGCGTGTTCGGTGTGTCCACGCTGGACATCGTCCGTGCCAACACCTTCATCGGTGAAGCCGCCGGTGTCGATCCCCAGAAGGTCAACGTTCCGGTCATCGGTGGCCACTCCGGTGTGACAATCATTCCTGTCCTGTCGCAGGCCACTCCCTCGGTGAGCTTCCCCCAGGACAAGATCGCTGCCCTGACCGAACGCATCCAGGAGGCCGGTACCGAAGTCGTCAAGGCCAAGGCCGGAGCTGGTTCGGCTACCCTGTCGATGGCCTACGCTGGAGCTCGGTTCGCTTTGGCTCTGGCCCGTGCCATGAAGGGCGAACAGAACGTGGTTGAGTGCGCTTACGTCCGCTCGGATGTGACCGAAGCCAAGTACTTCTCCACTCCTCTGGTGCTGGGCAAGAACGGTCTGGAGAAGAACCTGGGACTGCCTAAGCTCAACGCTTTCGAACAGGAACTGCTGAAGAAGGCTCTGCCAGAGCTAAAGAAGAACATCCAGAAGGGCGAAGACTTCGTCAACAAGAAGTAA
- the LOC109426282 gene encoding 3-oxoacyl-[acyl-carrier-protein] reductase FabG-like, translating to MQATVVQFSLVISFQPFVMDLSGKVIIVTGASSGIGAATATYLTQLGATVVLTGRNIENLNKIGAECKAIGKQKPLLIVADVTNLDDNSRVIDETIKKFGRLDVLVNNAGKGQNGTIETTSLEQFDDIMDTNLRSVYHLTKLAVPHLIKTKGNIVNVSSVAGTRAFANSLSYCISKAALDQFTRCVALELAPKQVRVNSVNPAVIVTNFQTPLGMSPDAYAAYIKHSEQFHPLGRVGKASEVAAAIAFLAADTASFTTGTCLCIDGGKHILCPR from the exons ATGCAAGCAACGGTCGTTCAGTTCAGTTTAGTTATTTCATTCCAACCATTCGTAATGGATCTTTCCGGTAAAGTTATTATAGTCACAGGCGCCAGTAGCGGAATAGGTGCTGCCACTGCAACCTACCTGACACAACTGGGTGCGACGGTTGTTCTGACCGGTAGAAACATAGAAAACCTGAACAAAATTGGTGCCGAATGTAAGGCCATTGGGAAGCAAAAGCCTCTGCTCATTGTGGCCGACGTCACAAATCTGGACGATAACAGTCGGGTGATTGATGAAACGATCAAGAAATTCGGTAGATTGGACGTTTTGGTGAACAATGCTGGTAAGGGACAGAATGGAACCATCGAAACTACTAGTCTGGAACAATTCGATGACATCATGGATACCAACCTCCGAAGCGTCTATCATCTGACCAAGCTGGCCGTTCCGCATCTCATTAAAACCAAAGGCAACATCGTCAACGTATCCAGCGTTGCTGGGACGAGGGCATTTGCGAACTCCCTGTCTTACTGCATTTCCAAAGCAGCCCTGGATCAGTTTACACGATGTGTCGCGCTGGAACTGGCCCCGAAACAAGTTCGAGTGAATTCAGTTAATCCAG CGGTTATTGTAACAAACTTTCAAACTCCCTTGGGCATGAGCCCCGATGCTTATGCGGCCTATATAAAGCACAGCGAACAGTTCCATCCTCTGGGACGGGTCGGTAAGGCGTCGGAAGTTGCTGCGGCAATCGCCTTCCTAGCGGCAGACACGGCCAGTTTCACCACGGGAACTTGCCTTTGCATCGACGGCGGAAAACACATTCTGTGCCCTCGGTAG